One segment of Leuconostoc lactis DNA contains the following:
- the rpsA gene encoding 30S ribosomal protein S1 produces the protein MSETNNEFLAALESAADQIKVGDVVTGELLAIDNDNQAVVGLSTGEEGVVPAREYSDDRNINLADELKIGDTIEAVVISNVTSDKEGVAYLLSKKRLDARKAWENLSFAEGDTVDAKVINAVRGGLIVDVNGVRGFVPASMVAERFVSDLNQFKNKDIKAQVIEIDPANARLILSRKAVAAQERAAQLAEVFSKLSVGEVVEGTVARLTDFGAFVDLGGVDGLVHVSEISHDRVKNPADVLTKGDKVDVKILALDTEKGRISLSIKATQRGPWDEAADQIAAGSVLEGTVKRVKDFGAFVEILPGIEGLVHVSQISNKRIENPSEVLKSGDKVQVKVLDIKPAEERISLSMKALEEKPEREDRRGNDGSASRADIAAYKQQDDSAATLGDIFGDKL, from the coding sequence ATGAGTGAAACAAACAACGAGTTCTTAGCAGCTCTCGAAAGCGCAGCAGATCAAATTAAGGTGGGAGATGTCGTTACCGGTGAGCTTTTAGCTATTGATAATGATAACCAAGCAGTTGTTGGTTTGTCTACCGGTGAAGAAGGAGTTGTGCCAGCACGTGAGTACTCAGACGATCGTAACATCAACCTGGCAGACGAATTAAAAATTGGTGATACCATTGAAGCAGTTGTCATTTCTAACGTAACAAGCGACAAGGAAGGTGTAGCTTACTTGTTGTCAAAGAAGCGTTTGGATGCTCGCAAGGCATGGGAAAACTTGAGCTTTGCTGAAGGTGACACAGTTGATGCCAAGGTTATCAACGCTGTTCGTGGTGGTTTGATTGTTGATGTTAACGGTGTACGTGGTTTCGTACCAGCATCAATGGTTGCAGAACGTTTCGTTTCTGATTTGAACCAATTCAAGAATAAGGATATTAAAGCACAAGTTATCGAAATTGACCCTGCTAATGCACGTTTGATTTTGTCACGTAAGGCTGTTGCTGCACAAGAACGTGCTGCACAGTTGGCTGAAGTATTTAGCAAGTTGTCAGTTGGTGAAGTTGTTGAAGGAACTGTTGCCCGTTTGACAGACTTCGGCGCATTCGTTGACTTGGGTGGTGTTGATGGTTTGGTTCACGTATCAGAAATCTCACACGATCGTGTGAAGAACCCAGCCGATGTATTGACAAAGGGTGACAAGGTTGACGTTAAGATCTTGGCATTGGACACTGAAAAGGGTCGTATCTCATTGTCAATCAAAGCAACACAACGTGGTCCTTGGGACGAAGCTGCAGATCAAATCGCTGCAGGTTCAGTGCTTGAAGGTACTGTTAAGCGTGTGAAGGACTTTGGTGCCTTTGTTGAAATTTTGCCTGGTATCGAAGGTCTTGTACACGTTTCACAAATTTCAAACAAGCGTATTGAAAACCCATCAGAAGTTTTGAAGTCTGGTGACAAGGTACAAGTGAAGGTATTGGACATTAAGCCAGCCGAAGAACGTATTTCATTGTCAATGAAGGCTTTGGAAGAAAAGCCAGAACGTGAAGATCGTCGTGGTAACGATGGTTCAGCTTCACGTGCTGATATCGCTGCTTACAAGCAACAAGATGACTCAGCCGCAACATTGGGTGACATCTTTGGTGATAAGTTGTAA
- the cmk gene encoding (d)CMP kinase, whose amino-acid sequence MTNNFQVAIDGPASAGKSTIAKILATQLQYVYVDTGAMYRAITLAAKLAGVAYDDEARVVALLPHTQVRFEPGTPVQRVFLNDQEVTEAIRSTEITNNVSLVSSYAAVRADLVARQREIANSHNVIMDGRDIGTTVLPDAQVKIFLVASVDERAQRRYQENLAKGMTVDLQTLKAEIEARDYKDSHRQISPLVKADDAVLVDTTGHSIDEVVAMITKIILDKQQD is encoded by the coding sequence ATGACAAATAATTTTCAGGTGGCAATTGATGGTCCAGCATCAGCTGGTAAGTCAACGATTGCCAAAATTTTAGCTACACAATTACAATACGTTTATGTGGATACGGGTGCGATGTATCGTGCCATCACCTTAGCGGCTAAATTAGCCGGCGTCGCATATGATGACGAAGCACGGGTTGTGGCTTTATTACCGCATACGCAGGTACGTTTTGAACCAGGGACACCAGTGCAACGTGTTTTCTTAAATGATCAAGAAGTGACGGAAGCAATTCGGTCAACTGAGATTACCAACAACGTGTCGTTGGTCTCATCGTATGCTGCAGTGCGAGCTGATCTTGTGGCCCGCCAACGAGAGATTGCCAACAGTCATAATGTGATTATGGATGGGCGTGATATTGGGACAACGGTATTACCAGATGCTCAAGTGAAGATCTTCCTTGTGGCTAGTGTTGACGAACGCGCACAACGCCGTTATCAAGAGAATTTAGCTAAGGGCATGACCGTTGATTTGCAGACCTTAAAAGCTGAAATTGAGGCACGTGATTATAAGGATTCACATCGTCAGATTAGTCCGTTAGTCAAAGCCGACGATGCCGTTTTGGTCGACACAACGGGTCACAGCATCGACGAAGTTGTGGCAATGATTACAAAAATCATCCTAGATAAACAGCAAGATTAA
- the der gene encoding ribosome biogenesis GTPase Der has translation MAAPIVAIVGRPNVGKSTIFNRMAGERIAIVEDQPGVTRDRLYAPAEWLNYEFRMIDTGGIELGDEPFLAEIRAQVELALDEADVIVMVTSGREGVTSADEVVAKMLYKTDKPVVLAVNKVDNPEMRQDIYDFYSLGLGEPYPVSGSHGLGLGDLLDEVVKNFPDEAAEQEDDGAIRFSIIGRPNVGKSSIVNAILGEERVIVSDIEGTTRDAIDTRFVTPEGDEFIMVDTAGMRKRGKVYENTEKYSVMRALKAIDDSNVVLMVLDAEAGIREQDKHVAGFAHEAGRAMIIVVNKWDAIEKDDHTMKDFENLIRAEFKFLDYAPIVFVSAKTGQRLDRLPQMIKDVDANHRKRISSSTLNDVIMDAIAVNPTPTDNGRRLRVYYATQVAVQPPTFVIFVNDVELMHFSYERFLENKIREAFDFTGTPIKLIVRARK, from the coding sequence ATGGCAGCACCAATAGTAGCCATTGTTGGCCGACCAAACGTCGGAAAATCGACTATCTTTAACCGGATGGCCGGAGAACGTATTGCAATTGTTGAAGATCAACCAGGGGTGACACGCGATCGTTTGTACGCACCAGCCGAATGGTTGAATTATGAATTCCGGATGATTGATACCGGCGGGATTGAACTCGGAGACGAACCATTTTTGGCCGAAATTCGTGCCCAAGTTGAATTAGCTTTGGATGAGGCTGATGTCATTGTCATGGTGACATCTGGGCGTGAAGGGGTGACTTCAGCTGATGAAGTTGTCGCAAAAATGCTTTATAAGACGGACAAGCCCGTAGTGCTTGCGGTCAATAAGGTCGACAACCCAGAAATGCGTCAAGATATTTATGACTTTTATTCACTTGGTCTTGGCGAACCTTATCCAGTTTCTGGGTCACACGGTTTGGGCTTAGGTGATTTGTTGGATGAAGTTGTCAAGAATTTCCCCGACGAAGCAGCTGAACAAGAAGACGATGGCGCTATTCGTTTTAGTATCATTGGTCGGCCAAATGTTGGCAAGTCATCAATTGTGAATGCCATTTTGGGTGAAGAACGGGTGATTGTGTCTGATATCGAAGGGACAACTCGTGATGCCATCGATACGCGTTTTGTCACGCCTGAAGGTGATGAATTCATCATGGTGGATACTGCTGGGATGCGTAAGCGCGGTAAGGTGTATGAGAATACAGAAAAGTATTCTGTGATGCGCGCCTTGAAAGCCATTGATGATAGTAATGTGGTCTTGATGGTGCTGGATGCCGAAGCAGGTATTCGGGAACAAGATAAGCACGTGGCAGGTTTTGCGCATGAAGCCGGCCGTGCCATGATTATTGTGGTCAACAAATGGGATGCCATTGAAAAAGATGATCACACGATGAAAGATTTCGAGAATTTGATTCGCGCTGAATTCAAGTTCTTAGATTATGCACCAATTGTCTTTGTTTCAGCAAAAACAGGGCAACGTTTGGATCGTTTGCCACAGATGATTAAGGATGTTGATGCTAACCACCGTAAGCGTATCTCATCGTCAACGTTGAATGATGTTATTATGGACGCGATTGCCGTGAACCCAACGCCAACTGATAATGGCCGCCGCTTACGTGTTTACTATGCGACACAAGTTGCCGTGCAACCACCAACTTTTGTTATCTTTGTTAATGATGTTGAATTAATGCACTTCTCATACGAACGTTTCTTAGAAAATAAAATCCGTGAAGCCTTTGATTTCACGGGTACGCCAATCAAATTGATTGTCCGTGCTCGTAAATGA
- the xerD gene encoding site-specific tyrosine recombinase XerD, with amino-acid sequence MTQTINLAIADYLHYIRIERGLSDNTINSYRQDLTQFSAYLTAEKLTLEAVDHVVVLAWLNQLRLVGKSNNSVIRMVTSLRKFFGYLAQEKIVLPNPMRDIKPPKKATHLPAVLSVAEIDALLAVPTDTTPLDIRNRTLIEVMYATGLRVSELVNLKLSDLHLQLGLIQTIGKGDKERIIPIGEVAADWLTRYFASSRLALLKGKASPYVFLNDRGGQLTRQGVWKIIKKLVVEAGITKDVSPHTLRHSFATHILENGADLRIVQELLGHADISTTQIYTHISKKRLSEVYDQYHPRA; translated from the coding sequence ATGACACAAACAATTAACCTCGCTATTGCGGACTATTTGCACTATATTCGGATAGAACGTGGCTTGTCTGACAATACAATTAACAGTTACCGACAGGATTTAACCCAATTTAGCGCTTATTTGACAGCAGAAAAATTGACGCTTGAAGCAGTAGATCATGTCGTGGTTTTGGCATGGTTGAATCAACTACGGTTAGTTGGTAAATCCAATAATTCTGTGATCCGCATGGTCACGTCACTCCGGAAGTTTTTTGGCTACTTAGCGCAAGAAAAAATTGTTTTGCCAAATCCGATGCGCGATATTAAACCACCGAAGAAAGCCACGCATTTACCGGCCGTTTTGAGTGTGGCGGAAATTGATGCCTTGCTGGCTGTGCCAACAGACACGACCCCGCTTGATATCCGTAATCGTACGTTAATTGAAGTGATGTATGCCACTGGTTTACGTGTTAGCGAATTGGTCAACCTTAAGTTAAGTGATTTACATTTGCAATTGGGGTTGATTCAAACTATTGGAAAAGGCGACAAGGAACGGATTATTCCGATTGGCGAAGTAGCGGCGGACTGGTTAACGCGTTATTTTGCCAGCAGTCGCTTAGCCTTACTCAAAGGTAAAGCATCACCTTATGTTTTCTTAAATGATCGTGGCGGACAACTCACACGGCAGGGTGTTTGGAAAATTATTAAAAAGTTGGTTGTTGAAGCAGGCATTACAAAAGATGTCTCCCCACATACGTTGCGCCATTCGTTTGCCACCCATATTTTGGAAAATGGGGCGGATTTACGAATTGTGCAAGAATTACTCGGGCATGCCGATATTTCAACCACGCAGATTTATACGCATATTTCAAAAAAGCGCTTGAGTGAAGTCTATGATCAGTACCATCCACGGGCTTAA
- a CDS encoding pseudouridine synthase, with amino-acid sequence MSEEAQRLQKVIAQAGLASRRGAEELITQGRVQVNGETVKTLGIKVMPHDTVQVDGAPIEGREKLVYYLMNKPRGVVTTNSDDKGRQTVLDVLEDVPQRVYPVGRLDYDTTGVLLLTNDGVIANQLMHPKSRVDKVYMAKVEGIATDEKLAPLKRGVVIQGRKTAPARVSVERVDKDKKTSMVRVIIHEGRNHQVKNMLQKVGLPVAKLTREQYAFFDLTGLQSGEYRKLTSAEVKRLKNQDYKMYRRR; translated from the coding sequence ATGTCTGAAGAAGCACAACGTTTACAAAAAGTCATTGCGCAAGCAGGACTTGCTTCACGTCGTGGGGCAGAAGAATTAATCACACAAGGTCGGGTCCAAGTCAACGGTGAGACGGTCAAAACCCTGGGCATCAAAGTGATGCCACATGATACTGTTCAGGTTGATGGCGCACCGATTGAAGGCCGCGAAAAGCTGGTGTATTATTTGATGAACAAGCCACGTGGGGTGGTCACGACGAATAGTGACGATAAGGGCCGCCAAACGGTCCTTGATGTGCTTGAAGACGTGCCACAACGTGTTTATCCTGTTGGTCGTTTGGATTATGATACAACTGGTGTTTTATTATTGACCAATGATGGGGTAATCGCTAATCAATTGATGCACCCTAAGTCACGTGTTGATAAGGTCTATATGGCCAAAGTTGAAGGGATTGCGACTGACGAAAAGTTAGCGCCGCTAAAGCGTGGTGTGGTCATTCAAGGTCGGAAGACGGCCCCTGCGCGGGTGAGTGTTGAACGTGTGGATAAAGACAAAAAGACCAGTATGGTACGCGTTATTATTCATGAAGGTCGTAATCACCAAGTGAAAAACATGCTTCAAAAAGTGGGGTTACCAGTGGCTAAGTTGACACGTGAACAGTATGCCTTCTTTGATTTAACTGGTCTACAATCGGGTGAATATCGTAAATTAACGAGTGCAGAAGTCAAGCGCCTCAAGAATCAAGACTACAAAATGTATCGTCGTCGCTAA
- a CDS encoding ECF transporter S component: protein MSVSHTRTQRLTLIAILSAISFGLMLFPQLPLIPGADFLKLDFSIVPVLIAGYWLDLTAALWTVILRTLLKLILANEGVNTYLGLPVNLGAIVAFALVLFWVMPQFDAKKIGRAFFAVGAATVSLTLAGVLMNWLIAVPLYAKFAHFDIAKMIGLGQYFIAMVIPFNIAQGLIWGIVSFAILSVLKPLQHKIVS, encoded by the coding sequence ATGTCCGTTTCACACACACGCACGCAACGCTTAACGCTGATCGCGATTTTAAGTGCCATTTCGTTTGGCTTAATGTTGTTTCCACAATTGCCGTTGATACCAGGAGCTGATTTTTTGAAATTAGACTTTTCAATTGTTCCGGTGCTGATAGCAGGGTATTGGTTAGATCTTACGGCGGCACTATGGACTGTCATCTTACGGACGCTCTTAAAGTTAATCTTGGCTAATGAAGGGGTCAATACCTATCTTGGCTTACCCGTTAACTTAGGGGCGATTGTGGCTTTTGCGCTAGTATTATTTTGGGTGATGCCACAGTTTGACGCCAAAAAAATTGGCCGCGCATTTTTTGCGGTCGGTGCGGCAACGGTGAGCTTAACATTGGCAGGTGTCCTGATGAACTGGTTGATCGCGGTACCACTTTATGCGAAATTTGCGCATTTTGATATTGCTAAAATGATTGGTTTGGGCCAATACTTTATCGCAATGGTGATACCGTTTAATATTGCGCAAGGTTTGATATGGGGCATTGTTAGTTTTGCTATTTTATCAGTCTTGAAGCCGCTTCAGCATAAAATTGTCTCTTAA
- a CDS encoding HU family DNA-binding protein: MANKQELVDSVAKATGLTKKDATAAVDAVFTSIEEALKNGEKVQLIGFGNFEVRDRAARKGRNPQTGAEIEIPASKVPAFKPGKALKEAVK; the protein is encoded by the coding sequence ATGGCTAACAAGCAAGAATTAGTAGATTCAGTTGCAAAGGCAACTGGTTTAACAAAGAAGGATGCTACTGCAGCAGTTGATGCTGTCTTTACATCAATCGAAGAAGCTTTGAAGAACGGTGAAAAGGTTCAATTGATCGGTTTTGGTAACTTTGAAGTTCGTGACCGTGCAGCTCGTAAGGGTCGCAACCCACAAACTGGCGCAGAAATCGAAATTCCTGCATCAAAGGTACCTGCATTCAAGCCTGGTAAGGCATTGAAGGAAGCTGTTAAGTAA
- the scpB gene encoding SMC-Scp complex subunit ScpB yields the protein MNNLSQIEALLFVAGDEGMALSTLCSITQFDKPAVLNLIEALANKYADDPNSALEIRETDGMYRLVTKPALGAVVKGYFEAPAQATLSQAQLESLVIIAYKQPITRIEIDQIRGVQSAGTIQKLMLRQLVVEVGRKDEPGRPIMYGTSAEFLDYFGLKSLDELPPLPDFESLDVVDGGGELFTSAFDAQTTEMEEKNDV from the coding sequence ATGAATAATTTGAGTCAAATTGAAGCACTGCTCTTTGTCGCTGGTGATGAAGGGATGGCGCTATCAACGCTTTGTAGTATTACCCAATTTGATAAACCGGCAGTGTTGAACTTGATTGAAGCGCTAGCCAATAAATATGCTGATGATCCCAACAGCGCTTTAGAGATTCGGGAAACGGATGGCATGTATCGTTTGGTCACTAAGCCAGCACTTGGCGCAGTTGTTAAGGGGTATTTTGAAGCGCCAGCCCAGGCTACTTTATCACAAGCACAGCTAGAATCTTTAGTCATTATTGCCTACAAGCAACCGATTACGCGTATTGAAATTGATCAAATTCGGGGCGTCCAGTCAGCAGGTACCATTCAGAAGTTGATGTTGCGGCAGCTTGTGGTTGAAGTGGGGCGAAAAGATGAACCAGGTCGTCCCATTATGTATGGGACATCAGCCGAATTTTTAGATTATTTTGGCTTAAAATCACTTGATGAACTCCCACCACTACCAGATTTTGAATCCCTGGACGTCGTAGATGGTGGTGGCGAATTATTTACCAGCGCATTTGATGCGCAGACAACAGAAATGGAAGAAAAAAATGATGTCTGA
- a CDS encoding segregation and condensation protein A — protein sequence MEKSNIVAQRLTIKLSDFEGPLDLLLHLIKKSELDIFDLPITTITAQYLAFIQAQQDMQLDVASEYLVMAATLVQIKSADLLPQETYDDDMLVEDLNDPRDELMRQLLTYKQFQAASAQLRERERADHQSFARLPMAVPADFEPDMALAPGLGLVDLQVAFAKLLRKKRQHEPISRRVVREKMTMAHAVANIRQHFAAHQVGDMLPFESLFDQLHDRESLVMTFIALLEMAKEDQVILHQTDAQAEIFVEIENIDGHE from the coding sequence ATGGAGAAGAGCAACATCGTAGCGCAGCGTTTAACAATCAAATTAAGCGATTTTGAAGGCCCGTTAGATTTATTACTGCATTTAATTAAAAAATCAGAACTGGATATTTTTGATTTGCCAATTACCACGATCACGGCCCAGTATCTAGCCTTCATTCAGGCGCAGCAAGATATGCAGTTGGATGTGGCGTCTGAATATTTGGTGATGGCGGCCACGTTAGTCCAAATTAAATCAGCGGATTTGTTGCCGCAAGAAACCTATGACGATGATATGCTGGTTGAGGATTTAAATGATCCACGTGATGAATTAATGCGGCAACTGTTAACCTATAAACAGTTTCAAGCTGCCAGTGCGCAATTACGAGAACGAGAGCGCGCTGATCACCAATCATTTGCACGGTTACCGATGGCAGTCCCAGCAGATTTTGAGCCTGATATGGCACTGGCACCAGGGCTTGGGTTAGTGGATTTACAGGTGGCATTTGCTAAGTTATTGCGCAAAAAACGACAACATGAACCGATTAGTCGTCGGGTTGTTCGTGAAAAAATGACGATGGCGCACGCAGTGGCTAATATTCGTCAGCATTTTGCAGCACACCAAGTTGGGGATATGTTGCCCTTTGAGTCGTTATTTGACCAGTTACATGATCGTGAATCGCTGGTCATGACGTTTATTGCTTTGTTGGAAATGGCAAAGGAAGATCAGGTTATTTTGCATCAAACAGATGCACAAGCAGAAATATTTGTAGAAATTGAGAACATAGACGGGCATGAATAA
- a CDS encoding CsbD family protein: MSVEEKFDNAKDKVAGKAKEVEGKVTGDKAREAEGKAQGLFADVKDKLSDAAEAVKDKAEEAVDAVKDGFDHLKK; the protein is encoded by the coding sequence ATGTCAGTTGAAGAAAAGTTTGATAACGCTAAGGACAAGGTTGCTGGTAAGGCAAAAGAAGTAGAAGGCAAGGTTACCGGTGATAAGGCACGTGAAGCAGAAGGCAAGGCTCAAGGGCTATTTGCTGATGTGAAGGACAAGCTATCAGATGCTGCTGAAGCAGTCAAGGACAAGGCAGAAGAAGCCGTTGACGCAGTGAAAGATGGTTTCGACCATCTCAAGAAGTAA
- a CDS encoding DUF2500 domain-containing protein: MNDFDPNKMSRSARSKQQKIEPQFARKSSQRNREHKRLRVFLIVLGLLILSSVPVYGFWANHKAPQQQVASSVSHKKTASSKKASSVDSSSSSVASSDDTAVSESAVSSSDDTSSVDESVSSSAVESSSSVAPEASSSVANNTAVLGASQTLYNFAVTHGMTTDQVIALNPGLTVSNYTQYAGRDLNIR, encoded by the coding sequence ATGAACGATTTTGACCCAAACAAGATGAGTCGGTCAGCCCGATCAAAGCAACAAAAAATTGAACCGCAATTTGCGCGTAAGTCGAGTCAACGTAACAGAGAACACAAGCGTTTACGGGTATTCCTTATTGTGCTTGGGTTGCTCATTTTATCGAGCGTACCAGTCTATGGCTTCTGGGCGAACCACAAAGCACCGCAACAACAAGTGGCGTCATCAGTGAGTCATAAGAAAACGGCATCGTCGAAAAAAGCATCGTCTGTTGACTCATCATCGTCATCGGTCGCTTCTTCAGACGATACTGCGGTATCTGAATCTGCCGTAAGTAGTAGTGATGACACCAGTTCAGTTGATGAGAGCGTTTCATCAAGTGCAGTCGAAAGTAGCAGTAGTGTGGCACCTGAAGCGTCATCGAGTGTTGCTAACAATACTGCCGTACTTGGTGCCAGCCAAACACTTTATAATTTTGCCGTGACTCATGGCATGACAACGGATCAAGTGATTGCGTTAAACCCAGGTCTTACCGTGTCAAATTATACCCAATATGCTGGTCGCGATTTAAATATTCGCTAA